One window of the Bos mutus isolate GX-2022 chromosome X, NWIPB_WYAK_1.1, whole genome shotgun sequence genome contains the following:
- the LOC138986346 gene encoding zinc finger Y-chromosomal protein isoform X2, whose translation MDEDEFELQPQEPNSCFDGIGTDATHMDGDQIVVEVQETVFVSDVVDSDITVHNFVPDDPDSVVIQDVIENVVIEDVQCSDILEEADVSENVIIPEQMLSSDVTEEVSLAHCTVPDDVLASDITSASMSMPEHVLTSESVHVSDVGHVEHIVHGSVVEAEIVTDPLTADVVSEEVLVADCASEAVIDANGIPVDQQDDDKGNCEDYLMISLDDDGKMEQDCSAGMTIDRESEIDPCKVDGTCPEVIKVYIFKADPGEDDLGGTVDIVESEPENDHGVELLDQNNSIRMPREKMVYMTVNDSQQDEEDLNVAEIADEVYMEVIVGEEDAAVAAAAATTVHEQEMDDSEIKTFMPIAWAAAYAIIIGPDGHPLTVYPCMICGKKFKSRGFLKRHMKNHPEHLTKKKYRCTDCDYTTNKKISLHNHLESHKLTSKSEKAIECDDCGKHFSHAGALFTHKMVHKEKGASKMHKCKFCEYETAEQGLLNRHLLAVHSKNFPHICVECGKGFRHPSELKKHMRIHTGEKPYQCQYCEYRSADSSNLKTHVKTKHSKEMSFKCDICLLTFSDTKEVQQHALIHQESKTHQCLHCDHKSSNSSDLKRHIISVHTKDYPHKCDMCDKGFHRPSELKKHVAAHKGKKMHQCRHCDFKIADPFVLSRHILSVHTKDLPFRCKRCKKGFRQQNELKKHMKTHSGRKVYQCEYCEYSTTDASGFKRHVISIHTKDYPHRCEYCKKGFRRPSEKNQHITRHHKEVGLP comes from the exons ATGGATGAAGATGAATTTGAATTACAGCCACAGGAGCCAAACTCATGTTTTGATGGAATAG gaaCTGATGCTACACACATGGATGGTGATCAAATTGTTGTGGAAGTACAAGAAACTGTTTTTGTTTCAGATGTTGTGGATTCAGATATAACTGTGCATAATTTTGTTCCTGATGATCCAGACTCAGTTGTAATCCAAGATGTTATTGAGAATGTTGTTATTGAGGATGTTCAGTGCTCAGATATCTTAGAAGAAGCAGATGTGTCTGAAAATGTCATCATTCCTGAGCAAATGCTTTCCTCAGATGTAACAGAAGAAGTGTCTTTAGCACATTGCACAGTACCAGATGACGTCTTAGCTTCTGATATTACTTCAGCTTCAATGTCTATGCCAGAACATGTCTTGACCAGTGAGTCTGTACATGTGTCTGATGTTGGACATGTTGAACACATTGTTCATGGTAGTGTAGTAGAGGCAGAAATTGTCACTGATCCTCTGACAGCCGACGTAGTGTCAGAAGAAGTATTGGTAGCAGATTGTGCCTCAGAAGCAGTCATAGATGCCAACGGAATCCCTGTGGACCAGCAGGATGATGACAAAGGCAACTGTGAGGACTACCTTATGATTTCCT TGGATGATGATGGCAAAATGGAACAGGACTGTTCCGCTGGTATGACCATAGACAGAGAGTCGGAAATTGATCCTTGTAAGGTGGATGGCACTTGCCCTGAAGTCATCaaggtgtatatttttaaagctgaCCCTGGAGAGGATGACTTAG GTGGGACTGTCGACATTGTGGAGAGTGAGCCTGAGAATGATCATGGAGTTGAACTCCTTGATCAGAATAACAGTATTCGTATGCCAAGGGAAAAGATGGTTTATATGACTGTCAATGACTCTCAacaagatgaagaagatttaA ATGTTGCTGAAATTGCAGATGAAGTTTATATGGAAGTGATTGTAGGAGAGGaagatgctgctgttgctgcagcAGCTGCTACCACTGTTCATGAACAGGAAATGGATGACAGTGAAATCAAAACCTTCATGCCAATAGCATGGGCAGCAGCTTACG caATAATTATTGGTCCTGATGGACATCCCTTGACTGTCTATCCTTGTATGATTTGTGGGAAAAAATTTAAGTCGAGAGGTTTTttgaaaaggcacatgaaaaaccATCCTGAACACCTTACCAAAAAGAAGTACCGCTGTACTGATTGTGATTACACTACCAATAAGAAGATAAGTTTACACAATCACCTGGAGAGCCACAAGCTTACCAGCAAGTCAGAGAAGGCCATCGAATGTGATGACTGTGGGAAGCATTTCTCCCATGCTGGGGCTTTGTTCACTCACAAAATGGTGCATAAGGAAAAAGGAGCCAGCAAAATGCATAAATGTAAATTCTGTGAGTATGAGACAGCTGAACAAGGGTTATTAAATCGCCACCTTTTGGCAGTCCACAGCAAGAACTTTCCCCATATATGTGTAGAGTGTGGTAAAGGTTTTCGTCACCCATCAGAGCTCAAAAAGCACATGCGAatccatactggagagaaaccgtACCAATGCCAGTACTGCGAATATAGGTCTGCAGACTCTTCTAATTTGAAGACGCATGTGAAAACTAAGCATAGTAAAGAAATGTCTTTCAAGTGTGACATTTGTCTTCTGACTTTCTCAGATACCAAAGAGGTTCAGCAACATGCTCTTATCCACCAAGAAAGCAAAACACACCAGTGCTTGCATTGTGACCACAAGAGTTCAAACTCTAGCGATTTGAAACGTCACATAATTTCAGTTCACACAAAGGACTACCCCCATAAGTGTGACATGTGTGATAAAGGCTTTCACAGGCCATCAGAACTCAAGAAGCATGTGGCTGCCCACAAGGGTAAAAAAATGCACCAGTGTAGACATTGTGACTTTAAGATTGCAGATCCATTTGTTCTAAGTCGCCATATTCTCTCAGTTCACACGAAAGATCTTCCGTTTAGGTGTAAGAGATGTAAAAAGGGATTTAGGCAACAGAATGAGCTTAAAAAGCATATGAAGACGCACAGTGGCAGGAAAGTGTATCAGTGTGAGTACTGTGAATATAGCACTACAGATGCCTCAGGCTTTAAACGGCATGTTATTTCCATTCATACAAAAGACTATCCTCACCGTTGTGAGTACTGCAAGAAAGGGTTCCGAAGACCTTCAGAAAAGAACCAGCATATAACACGACATCATAAAGAAGTTGGCCTGCCCTAA
- the LOC138986346 gene encoding zinc finger Y-chromosomal protein isoform X3: protein MDEDEFELQPQEPNSCFDGIVDDDGKMEQDCSAGMTIDRESEIDPCKVDGTCPEVIKVYIFKADPGEDDLGGTVDIVESEPENDHGVELLDQNNSIRMPREKMVYMTVNDSQQDEEDLNVAEIADEVYMEVIVGEEDAAVAAAAATTVHEQEMDDSEIKTFMPIAWAAAYGNNSDGIENRSGTASALLHIDESAGLGRLTKHKPKKRRRPDSRQYQTAIIIGPDGHPLTVYPCMICGKKFKSRGFLKRHMKNHPEHLTKKKYRCTDCDYTTNKKISLHNHLESHKLTSKSEKAIECDDCGKHFSHAGALFTHKMVHKEKGASKMHKCKFCEYETAEQGLLNRHLLAVHSKNFPHICVECGKGFRHPSELKKHMRIHTGEKPYQCQYCEYRSADSSNLKTHVKTKHSKEMSFKCDICLLTFSDTKEVQQHALIHQESKTHQCLHCDHKSSNSSDLKRHIISVHTKDYPHKCDMCDKGFHRPSELKKHVAAHKGKKMHQCRHCDFKIADPFVLSRHILSVHTKDLPFRCKRCKKGFRQQNELKKHMKTHSGRKVYQCEYCEYSTTDASGFKRHVISIHTKDYPHRCEYCKKGFRRPSEKNQHITRHHKEVGLP from the exons ATGGATGAAGATGAATTTGAATTACAGCCACAGGAGCCAAACTCATGTTTTGATGGAATAG TGGATGATGATGGCAAAATGGAACAGGACTGTTCCGCTGGTATGACCATAGACAGAGAGTCGGAAATTGATCCTTGTAAGGTGGATGGCACTTGCCCTGAAGTCATCaaggtgtatatttttaaagctgaCCCTGGAGAGGATGACTTAG GTGGGACTGTCGACATTGTGGAGAGTGAGCCTGAGAATGATCATGGAGTTGAACTCCTTGATCAGAATAACAGTATTCGTATGCCAAGGGAAAAGATGGTTTATATGACTGTCAATGACTCTCAacaagatgaagaagatttaA ATGTTGCTGAAATTGCAGATGAAGTTTATATGGAAGTGATTGTAGGAGAGGaagatgctgctgttgctgcagcAGCTGCTACCACTGTTCATGAACAGGAAATGGATGACAGTGAAATCAAAACCTTCATGCCAATAGCATGGGCAGCAGCTTACG GTAATAATTCTGATGGAATTGAAAATCGGAGTGGCACTGCAAGTGCTCTCTTGCACATAGATGAGTCTGCTGGACTTGGCAGACTGACTAAACATAAaccaaagaaaaggagaagaccTGATTCCAGGCAGTACCAAACAG caATAATTATTGGTCCTGATGGACATCCCTTGACTGTCTATCCTTGTATGATTTGTGGGAAAAAATTTAAGTCGAGAGGTTTTttgaaaaggcacatgaaaaaccATCCTGAACACCTTACCAAAAAGAAGTACCGCTGTACTGATTGTGATTACACTACCAATAAGAAGATAAGTTTACACAATCACCTGGAGAGCCACAAGCTTACCAGCAAGTCAGAGAAGGCCATCGAATGTGATGACTGTGGGAAGCATTTCTCCCATGCTGGGGCTTTGTTCACTCACAAAATGGTGCATAAGGAAAAAGGAGCCAGCAAAATGCATAAATGTAAATTCTGTGAGTATGAGACAGCTGAACAAGGGTTATTAAATCGCCACCTTTTGGCAGTCCACAGCAAGAACTTTCCCCATATATGTGTAGAGTGTGGTAAAGGTTTTCGTCACCCATCAGAGCTCAAAAAGCACATGCGAatccatactggagagaaaccgtACCAATGCCAGTACTGCGAATATAGGTCTGCAGACTCTTCTAATTTGAAGACGCATGTGAAAACTAAGCATAGTAAAGAAATGTCTTTCAAGTGTGACATTTGTCTTCTGACTTTCTCAGATACCAAAGAGGTTCAGCAACATGCTCTTATCCACCAAGAAAGCAAAACACACCAGTGCTTGCATTGTGACCACAAGAGTTCAAACTCTAGCGATTTGAAACGTCACATAATTTCAGTTCACACAAAGGACTACCCCCATAAGTGTGACATGTGTGATAAAGGCTTTCACAGGCCATCAGAACTCAAGAAGCATGTGGCTGCCCACAAGGGTAAAAAAATGCACCAGTGTAGACATTGTGACTTTAAGATTGCAGATCCATTTGTTCTAAGTCGCCATATTCTCTCAGTTCACACGAAAGATCTTCCGTTTAGGTGTAAGAGATGTAAAAAGGGATTTAGGCAACAGAATGAGCTTAAAAAGCATATGAAGACGCACAGTGGCAGGAAAGTGTATCAGTGTGAGTACTGTGAATATAGCACTACAGATGCCTCAGGCTTTAAACGGCATGTTATTTCCATTCATACAAAAGACTATCCTCACCGTTGTGAGTACTGCAAGAAAGGGTTCCGAAGACCTTCAGAAAAGAACCAGCATATAACACGACATCATAAAGAAGTTGGCCTGCCCTAA
- the LOC138986346 gene encoding zinc finger Y-chromosomal protein isoform X1, with product MDEDEFELQPQEPNSCFDGIGTDATHMDGDQIVVEVQETVFVSDVVDSDITVHNFVPDDPDSVVIQDVIENVVIEDVQCSDILEEADVSENVIIPEQMLSSDVTEEVSLAHCTVPDDVLASDITSASMSMPEHVLTSESVHVSDVGHVEHIVHGSVVEAEIVTDPLTADVVSEEVLVADCASEAVIDANGIPVDQQDDDKGNCEDYLMISLDDDGKMEQDCSAGMTIDRESEIDPCKVDGTCPEVIKVYIFKADPGEDDLGGTVDIVESEPENDHGVELLDQNNSIRMPREKMVYMTVNDSQQDEEDLNVAEIADEVYMEVIVGEEDAAVAAAAATTVHEQEMDDSEIKTFMPIAWAAAYGNNSDGIENRSGTASALLHIDESAGLGRLTKHKPKKRRRPDSRQYQTAIIIGPDGHPLTVYPCMICGKKFKSRGFLKRHMKNHPEHLTKKKYRCTDCDYTTNKKISLHNHLESHKLTSKSEKAIECDDCGKHFSHAGALFTHKMVHKEKGASKMHKCKFCEYETAEQGLLNRHLLAVHSKNFPHICVECGKGFRHPSELKKHMRIHTGEKPYQCQYCEYRSADSSNLKTHVKTKHSKEMSFKCDICLLTFSDTKEVQQHALIHQESKTHQCLHCDHKSSNSSDLKRHIISVHTKDYPHKCDMCDKGFHRPSELKKHVAAHKGKKMHQCRHCDFKIADPFVLSRHILSVHTKDLPFRCKRCKKGFRQQNELKKHMKTHSGRKVYQCEYCEYSTTDASGFKRHVISIHTKDYPHRCEYCKKGFRRPSEKNQHITRHHKEVGLP from the exons ATGGATGAAGATGAATTTGAATTACAGCCACAGGAGCCAAACTCATGTTTTGATGGAATAG gaaCTGATGCTACACACATGGATGGTGATCAAATTGTTGTGGAAGTACAAGAAACTGTTTTTGTTTCAGATGTTGTGGATTCAGATATAACTGTGCATAATTTTGTTCCTGATGATCCAGACTCAGTTGTAATCCAAGATGTTATTGAGAATGTTGTTATTGAGGATGTTCAGTGCTCAGATATCTTAGAAGAAGCAGATGTGTCTGAAAATGTCATCATTCCTGAGCAAATGCTTTCCTCAGATGTAACAGAAGAAGTGTCTTTAGCACATTGCACAGTACCAGATGACGTCTTAGCTTCTGATATTACTTCAGCTTCAATGTCTATGCCAGAACATGTCTTGACCAGTGAGTCTGTACATGTGTCTGATGTTGGACATGTTGAACACATTGTTCATGGTAGTGTAGTAGAGGCAGAAATTGTCACTGATCCTCTGACAGCCGACGTAGTGTCAGAAGAAGTATTGGTAGCAGATTGTGCCTCAGAAGCAGTCATAGATGCCAACGGAATCCCTGTGGACCAGCAGGATGATGACAAAGGCAACTGTGAGGACTACCTTATGATTTCCT TGGATGATGATGGCAAAATGGAACAGGACTGTTCCGCTGGTATGACCATAGACAGAGAGTCGGAAATTGATCCTTGTAAGGTGGATGGCACTTGCCCTGAAGTCATCaaggtgtatatttttaaagctgaCCCTGGAGAGGATGACTTAG GTGGGACTGTCGACATTGTGGAGAGTGAGCCTGAGAATGATCATGGAGTTGAACTCCTTGATCAGAATAACAGTATTCGTATGCCAAGGGAAAAGATGGTTTATATGACTGTCAATGACTCTCAacaagatgaagaagatttaA ATGTTGCTGAAATTGCAGATGAAGTTTATATGGAAGTGATTGTAGGAGAGGaagatgctgctgttgctgcagcAGCTGCTACCACTGTTCATGAACAGGAAATGGATGACAGTGAAATCAAAACCTTCATGCCAATAGCATGGGCAGCAGCTTACG GTAATAATTCTGATGGAATTGAAAATCGGAGTGGCACTGCAAGTGCTCTCTTGCACATAGATGAGTCTGCTGGACTTGGCAGACTGACTAAACATAAaccaaagaaaaggagaagaccTGATTCCAGGCAGTACCAAACAG caATAATTATTGGTCCTGATGGACATCCCTTGACTGTCTATCCTTGTATGATTTGTGGGAAAAAATTTAAGTCGAGAGGTTTTttgaaaaggcacatgaaaaaccATCCTGAACACCTTACCAAAAAGAAGTACCGCTGTACTGATTGTGATTACACTACCAATAAGAAGATAAGTTTACACAATCACCTGGAGAGCCACAAGCTTACCAGCAAGTCAGAGAAGGCCATCGAATGTGATGACTGTGGGAAGCATTTCTCCCATGCTGGGGCTTTGTTCACTCACAAAATGGTGCATAAGGAAAAAGGAGCCAGCAAAATGCATAAATGTAAATTCTGTGAGTATGAGACAGCTGAACAAGGGTTATTAAATCGCCACCTTTTGGCAGTCCACAGCAAGAACTTTCCCCATATATGTGTAGAGTGTGGTAAAGGTTTTCGTCACCCATCAGAGCTCAAAAAGCACATGCGAatccatactggagagaaaccgtACCAATGCCAGTACTGCGAATATAGGTCTGCAGACTCTTCTAATTTGAAGACGCATGTGAAAACTAAGCATAGTAAAGAAATGTCTTTCAAGTGTGACATTTGTCTTCTGACTTTCTCAGATACCAAAGAGGTTCAGCAACATGCTCTTATCCACCAAGAAAGCAAAACACACCAGTGCTTGCATTGTGACCACAAGAGTTCAAACTCTAGCGATTTGAAACGTCACATAATTTCAGTTCACACAAAGGACTACCCCCATAAGTGTGACATGTGTGATAAAGGCTTTCACAGGCCATCAGAACTCAAGAAGCATGTGGCTGCCCACAAGGGTAAAAAAATGCACCAGTGTAGACATTGTGACTTTAAGATTGCAGATCCATTTGTTCTAAGTCGCCATATTCTCTCAGTTCACACGAAAGATCTTCCGTTTAGGTGTAAGAGATGTAAAAAGGGATTTAGGCAACAGAATGAGCTTAAAAAGCATATGAAGACGCACAGTGGCAGGAAAGTGTATCAGTGTGAGTACTGTGAATATAGCACTACAGATGCCTCAGGCTTTAAACGGCATGTTATTTCCATTCATACAAAAGACTATCCTCACCGTTGTGAGTACTGCAAGAAAGGGTTCCGAAGACCTTCAGAAAAGAACCAGCATATAACACGACATCATAAAGAAGTTGGCCTGCCCTAA